The region AATCGTTATTTTGGAGTAAAGTTGCAGCGGCACAAGAAGGTGGGCCAGAGGACAAACTATCTTTAGGCATTGCTTTTTTACAAGGAAATGGTGTTGAAGCGAATATTGAAAAAGGGATTAATTTAATTACAGAAGCTGCTGAACTTGATCACGTTCCTGCTCAATTATTTATTGCAGATTGGTATGTTGCCGAATCTAACCCTCAACCTAATGCTAAATTAGCGGCGGAATGGAATCTACGAGCAGCAACGCTTGATAATGTTGAAGCTCAAATACGAATTGGTAAACAATATGCCGAGGGACGAGGTGTCTCTGTTGACCCTAAAAAAGCAACGTACTGGTTAGAAGTAGCAGCTGAAACTGGTGATGCAAAAGCGCAGTATTTTGCAGGTGAAATGGGAGCAGATACCAATGAAAAAGGTAATTCTATTGCTTATATCTGGTTATGGATTGCCGCTAAAAATGGTATAGAGGCAGCTATTCATCGTCGAGACCATGTTGGTCACCTTGTTGGTGTTGATGCGGTTATCGGATTACAAGGTATGGCTAAACCTCTATATGAAAAAATGATGAAAGGGAAACTAAAAAAGCACGCTGTCATTAAATCACTTGATAAACTGTATCAACGTGAAAGTTACTTCCCTAGTGATAATGAATTCCTTGTTGGTGAGGGAAAAAGTAAAGTTGATGAGACTGACAAGACAGAAACAAATACGAAAAAAGAAGTAAAGCCTGGTAGCGAAAAAAAAGATGAAGAAAAAGGCAAGGTAGATTTTAGTCAAACTAAAATGGACAGTGGCTCTAAATTTTAGACCTTTTCTTTATTTATATTAAAGGGGTTTAATTTATATAAAGGAGCACAATTTTGTGCTCCTTTTTTATTTACAGATTTACTTCAAAAAGGATGGGGCAATGATCAGAAAGTTGATATTTTTTCACATCAGTCTGATTGAAAGATTGCTGACTGATGGTAAATATATTTTCTGAGATATTAGTTAGACCATGATCAATCAATCGAGTGAAAGTCGTATATTTAGGCCAACCCCGCTTCCATTGC is a window of Aliivibrio wodanis DNA encoding:
- a CDS encoding putative membrane protein, whose amino-acid sequence is MNWIQISVVGLVVLLVLVCINFFFANGKQKKIEKQKERDESSYRRALAEARAAERQERVYKAQTGHVSTQLFLAKEAEMNNFEEALHWYEMAAKLDNNIAIRSMIRLCDSRREEPELREKSLFWSKVAAAQEGGPEDKLSLGIAFLQGNGVEANIEKGINLITEAAELDHVPAQLFIADWYVAESNPQPNAKLAAEWNLRAATLDNVEAQIRIGKQYAEGRGVSVDPKKATYWLEVAAETGDAKAQYFAGEMGADTNEKGNSIAYIWLWIAAKNGIEAAIHRRDHVGHLVGVDAVIGLQGMAKPLYEKMMKGKLKKHAVIKSLDKLYQRESYFPSDNEFLVGEGKSKVDETDKTETNTKKEVKPGSEKKDEEKGKVDFSQTKMDSGSKF